The proteins below are encoded in one region of Juglans microcarpa x Juglans regia isolate MS1-56 chromosome 4D, Jm3101_v1.0, whole genome shotgun sequence:
- the LOC121259777 gene encoding calmodulin-like protein 11 isoform X1, with protein MADALTEDQVGEFREAFCLIDKDSDGYITMEELAAVIQSLNENPTKEEVRDMIGEVDVDGNGTVDFEEFLNIMARKMKENVAEELKEAFKVFDRDQDGYISANELRQVMINLGERLTDEEAEQMIKEADLDGDGHVSYEEFARMMMLN; from the exons ATGGCAGATGCATTGACAGAAGATCAGGTTGGCGAATTCCGGGAAGCCTTTTGTCTCATTGACAAGGATTCCGACG GCTATATTACAATGGAAGAACTGGCAGCGGTGATTCAATCATTGAATGAAAACCCCACAAAAGAAGAAGTTAGAGACATGATTGGTGAAGTTGATGTTGATGGGAATGGGACCGTTGATTTTGAAgagtttttaaatattatggcaAGAAAAATGAAG GAAAATGTTGCCGAGGAGCTGAAAGAAGCCTTCAAAGTATTTGACAGGGATCAAGATGGATATATTTCAGCTAATGAG TTGAGGCAGGTGATGATAAATCTGGGAGAGAGATTGACAGATGAAGAGGCAGAGCAGATGATTAAAGAGGCTGATTTGGATGGTGACGGTCACGTTAGCTATGAAGAGTTCGCAAGGATGATGATGCTGAATTGA
- the LOC121259777 gene encoding calmodulin-like protein 11 isoform X2 — protein sequence MADALTEDQVGEFREAFCLIDKDSDGYITMEELAAVIQSLNENPTKEEVRDMIGEVDVDGNGTVDFEEFLNIMARKMKENVAEELKEAFKVFDRDQDGYISANEVMINLGERLTDEEAEQMIKEADLDGDGHVSYEEFARMMMLN from the exons ATGGCAGATGCATTGACAGAAGATCAGGTTGGCGAATTCCGGGAAGCCTTTTGTCTCATTGACAAGGATTCCGACG GCTATATTACAATGGAAGAACTGGCAGCGGTGATTCAATCATTGAATGAAAACCCCACAAAAGAAGAAGTTAGAGACATGATTGGTGAAGTTGATGTTGATGGGAATGGGACCGTTGATTTTGAAgagtttttaaatattatggcaAGAAAAATGAAG GAAAATGTTGCCGAGGAGCTGAAAGAAGCCTTCAAAGTATTTGACAGGGATCAAGATGGATATATTTCAGCTAATGAG GTGATGATAAATCTGGGAGAGAGATTGACAGATGAAGAGGCAGAGCAGATGATTAAAGAGGCTGATTTGGATGGTGACGGTCACGTTAGCTATGAAGAGTTCGCAAGGATGATGATGCTGAATTGA